Proteins from one Cryptomeria japonica chromosome 4, Sugi_1.0, whole genome shotgun sequence genomic window:
- the LOC131032052 gene encoding disease resistance RPP13-like protein 4, with protein MEHGLVNVVVGKFGEYNQASIALNFRKELEWLKQKLRRLRSYLREIDIQSAQNGNAKSWLLDVEELALDAEDILDECAVESKGTNYEISQLSCLCAFSYSQLVFRFKMAHRIKGVKDRLRSIMEAAAELKLFHDLIHSDQPSTSTSRNVKWKRTNLMEKDSKPVGIEPKVKEILRLLDNSAAPVIALVGMGGVGKTFLLQNVFNRVKDKFENSIWLEISQTYSLRELQADLASNIKLNEVVKGVSEIQATELIHERLASTRALIVLDDVWRATEEDNLISSLGLPRGKNSQCKILISTRSRLVCRNMNAHVYEVHTLSEEESWTLFCAFAFPDCHQNQPPEQLEGIARQIEEECGRLPLVVKTVAASLARKRSLTVWESKLGQIRVPSYTKDPIMQVLKLSYDSLPAHLKPCFAFLSFFPENEEIDPHYLINLWAAEGYVPQGEDQLDIGLSYIYDLYNLCLVERTGDIYDQVDKRFKLNDLMLDLAISISRESKCAFSVEETLNRGPSMQTSSRYRRILLGKKSIGDDDVEVMARNRGYSASCLRTLSFSQDIGIQNIPAMLLSDVRVLRILDLSDTNISSLPTCVGNLRLLKVLNLRGTKITKVPKCIRSNKNLRFLDISSCHCLQQLPQWIGELNCLEHLDISGINSMPKGISNLVSLQVLRLDFNNCKLSIEKNEFFQLEDYVYLINLREVSIVIHHEAELKTMEKGRIFAVLVKMRSLNICNASEGHVDECNLPSLPEEMLAMKNLEFLCLDSFAVSNWICGFSNLMQLRLYNCHCAEYPALELMPSLINLELNFNDNCKALPKGFGKRRGFLQLHVFKILNFPVLEELPDLEDGAMPHLEILEVFQCPYLKKVPSGLGLLKSLKECEFIWTGISIPSIREEDEELWNKIKVNNSSESIYLG; from the coding sequence ATGGAacatggattggttaatgttgttgttGGAAAGTTTGGTGAATATAACCAGGCTTCAATTGCCCTTAActtcagaaaggagcttgaatggCTGAAGCAGAAGCTCAGAAGATTAAGAAGCTATCTCAGAGAAATAGATATCCAAAGTGCACAAAATGGGAATGCCAAAAGCTGGCTGCTGGATGTTGAAGAGCTTGCTTTGGATGCAGAGGACATACTAGACGAATGTGCTGTTGAATCTAAAGGTACTAACTATGAAATCTCCCAATTGTCTTGTCTCTGTGCTTTCAGTTATTCCCAGTTAGTCTTTCGTTTTAAAATGGCACATAGGATTAAGGGAGTGAAAGATAGATTGAGGTCCATAATGGAAGCTGCAGCAGAGCTGAAGCTGTTTCATGATCTGATTCATTCAGACCAACCCTCGACAAGTACATCTAGGAATgtaaagtggaagaggacaaatcTAATGGAGAAGGATTCAAAACCAGTGGGTATTGAGCCCAAGGTTAAAGAAATCCTCCGCCTGCTAGACAACTCTGCTGCCCCTGTCATTGCCCTAGTTGGAATGGGCGGGGTTGGGAAGACTTTTCTACTGCAAAATGTTTTCAATAGAGTGAAGGATAAGTTTGAGAATTCAATTTGGCTTGAGATTTCTCAGACTTACTCCCTTAGAGAGTTGCAGGCTGATTTAGCCTCAAATATAAAGTTGAATGAGGTTGTTAAAGGGGTAAGTGAGATACAGGCAACAGAGTTAATTCATGAGCGTTTAGCAAGCACAAGAGCTCTCATTGTGCTGGATGATGTGTGGAGGGCAACTGAGGAAGATAATTTGATATCTTCACTTGgccttccaagagggaaaaataGCCAGTGTAAAATTCTGATCTCCACAAGAAGCAGACTTGTGTGCAGAAACATGAATGCCCATGTCTATGAGGTGCACACTTTGTCAGAGGAAGAGAGCTGGACCCTGTTTTGTGCTTTTGCCTTCCCCGACTGCCACCAAAATCAACCACCAGAGCAACTGGAAGGGATTGCAAGACAAATTGAAGAGGAATGTGGGAGATTGCCCTTGGTTGTCAAAACAGTGGCAGCATCTCTGGCACGCAAGCGATCCTTAACGGTGTGGGAATCCAAATTGGGGCAGATAAGGGTGCCATCTTATACCAAAGATCCAATTATGCAGGTTCTCAAATTAAGTTATGATTCTCTCCCTGCTCATCTCAAACCCTGTTttgcatttctttctttctttcctgaaaatgAAGAAATAGACCCCCATTATCTCATAAACTTGTGGGCAGCAGAGGGATATGTTCCTCAAGGGGAGGACCAGCTAGACATTGGGTTAAGTTATATATATGATCTTTACAATCTATGTTTGGTTGAGAGAACAGGTGACATTTATGATCAAGTAGATAAAAGGTTCAAATTGAATGATTTAATGCTTGATTTGGCTATTAGTATATCAAGGGAAAGTAAATGTGCTTTTAGTGTGGAGGAAACTTTGAACAGAGGTCCAAGCATGCAAACAAGTAGCAGGTACCGCAGGATTTTACTGGGCAAGAAAAGCATTGGTGATGATGATGTAGAAGTAATGGCAAGAAACAGGGGATACTCTGCATCATGTCTTCGCACTCTATCATTCTCACAAGATATAGGGATTCAAAATATTCCTGCAATGTTGCTTAGCGACGTGAGAGTTCTACGCATTCTTGACTTGAGTGACACTAACATCTCATCATTGCCCACCTGTGTAGGAAATTTGAGGCTCCTCAAAGTTTTGAATCTAAGGGGGACCAAAATTACCAAGGTACCAAAATGTATTAGAAGTAATAAGAATCTCCGCTTCCTAGACATTTCTAGTTGCCATTGTCTACAGCAGTTGCCTCAATGGATTGGTGAACTTAATTGTCTGGAACATCTAGACATAAGTGGGATCAATAGCATGCCTAAGGGAATATCAAATCTTGTGTCTTTACAGGTACTCAGATTAGATTTCAACAACTGTAAACTATCTATTGAGAAGAATGAGTTCTTCCAGCTGGAAGATTATGTCTATTTGATCAATCTCCGTGAAGTGTCAATAGTTATTCATCACGAGGCTGAATTGAAAACTATGGAAAAAGGCCGGATCTTTGCTGTGTTAGTGAAGATGCGTAGTCTGAACATATGCAATGCAAGTGAAGGCCATGTTGATGAATGCAATCTTCCATCTCTACCAGAGGAAATGTTAGCTATGAAGAACCTTGAATTCCTTTGTCTAGATAGCTTTGCAGTGTCAAATTGGATATGTGGTTTCTCAAATCTGATGCAGTTGAGGTTATACAATTGCCACTGTGCTGAATATCCAGCACTAGAATTGATGCCCAGCTTGATAAATTTGGAGTTAAATTTTAATGACAATTGCAAGGCATTGCCAAAAGGGTTTGGGAAGCGCAGGGGATTCCTTCAACTGcatgtttttaaaattttgaactttCCAGTGTTAGAGGAGTTGCCAGATTTAGAGGATGGAGCGATGCCACATTTAGAGATACTAGAGGTATTTCAATGTCCCTATCTGAAGAAAGTTCCATCTGGATTAGGGCTCCTGAAAAGTCTGAAAGAGTGTGAGTTTATATGGACGGGAATAAGTATACCCAGTATTCGAGAGGAGGATGAGGAATTATGGAATAAAATTAAAGTCAATAATTCCAGTGAGAGCATCTATCTGGGTTAG